A single genomic interval of Helianthus annuus cultivar XRQ/B chromosome 6, HanXRQr2.0-SUNRISE, whole genome shotgun sequence harbors:
- the LOC118479696 gene encoding uncharacterized protein LOC118479696 has translation MNRDQNPTIPAQPATPNRERALVSTASIADAAASGSPQPQGLAQALVVQPNVNFDWSSEIERLNISAPDNQAATSNIAFMTSNEHDPEPQEETAADDFAFMTQILSAPVKGLTKEEMIAQK, from the exons ATGAACAGAGATCAGAATCCTACTATTCCTGCACAACCAGCTACTCCTAATCGAGAAAGGGCTCTTGTGTCTACTGCAAGTATAGCAGATGCAGCTGCCTCTGGAAGTCCACAGCCGCAGGGATTAGCACAAGCGCTGGTGGTGCAGCCAAATGTCAACTTTGACTGGTCCTCTGAGATTGAGCGTCTGAACATATCAGCTCCAGATAATCAAGCTGCAACTTCTAACATTGCTTTCATGACCTCAAACGAGCATGACCCTGAGCCACAGGAAGAGACTGCTGCTGACGATTTCGCTTTCATGACTCAAATCCTGTCAGCACCTGTcaaaggtctcaccaaagaagag atgatagctcAGAAGTAA